The stretch of DNA CGCACGAGATGGCGAACGACACCAAGACCGCCGCCACCGGCCTTGAGGGTCAGCTCGCCTCGCTCTACCCGAGCAAGTCCGCCTCGCAGCTGTGGGGCATGGTCGGCGTCACCGAGATGCCGGGCATCGACGACTACGGAGCGGCCGAGACGTTCCAGACCTCGGACGCGGCACCGGTGCTGAGCTGGGCCAACTCCATGGGCATCGCCGAGATCTCGTTCTGGGCGCTGCAGCGGGACAACGGCGGCTGCGTCGGGACCGGCGGCTCGGACAGCTGCTCGGGCATCGCGCAGAGCACGTGGTACTTCAGCAACACCTTCGAGCCGTTCACCAGCGGCGGCAGCACTCCGCCGCCGCCGACGAACGACTTCTCCGTGGGCGTCTCGCCGACGTCGGCCTCGCTGGCTCAGGGCGGGACCGCCAAGGCGACGGTGTCCACGGCGGTCACCAACGGCACCGCGCAGAGCATCGCGCTGACGGCCAGCGGGGCGCCCTCGGGCGCGACCGTGAGCCTGAGCCCGACCTCGGTGACGGCCGGCGGCACCTCGGCGCTCACCGTGGCCACGGCCTCGACCACCCCGGCCGGCACGTACCAGATCACCGTCACCGGCACTGCGGCCTCAGGAAGCCACAGCGCCACGTTCACGCTGACGGTGACCGGTCCGGGCGGCGGGGGTGGCGGCGCGGTGGCCAACGGCGGCTTCGAGTCCGGCTCGTTCAGCCCCTGGACGTGTCAGAGCACTGACGCCGTCGTCAGCAGCCCGGTGCACTCCGGGTCGCACGCCGCGAAGGTCTCGCCGACCGCGAGCGCGACCGGCGAGTGCGACCAGGCGGTGAGCGGGCTGACGCCGAACCACGCGTACAAGCTCACCGCGTGGGTGCAGGGCAACTACGCCTTCGTCGGCGTCAGCGGCGGGGCCAGCGCCAGCGCCTGGACCTCGGCGTCGAGCTGGACGCAGCTGTCGGTGCCGTTCACGACCGACTCCACCGGGAAGGTGACGGTGTTCGTCCACGGCTGGTACAGCCAGGGCGACGTCTACGCGGACGACTTCGCCATTTCCTAGCAGGTTCCCCCTGCGCACGCGTGGCGTCCCGGCGGATCAGGGCTCTCATAAGGCCCGCGACCCGCCGGGGCGCCGCGTCAATCCCGGCGAGTGCTTATCACTCGATGTAACGAAGTAACAAAGCGCATATTGCCCGGGTGAGACGGACATTGGTTACGTGGAGGCATGCCGACCACGGATTCCACGCCCCAGGACCTCGTCCCGCAGGACATCGTCCAGGAAAGCCAGCTCAGCCTCAGCACGGCCGCCGCCCGGAACCTGGCGACGACCACCAAGACCGTTCCGCAGATGCAGGGCATCACCTCGCGGTGGCTGCTCCGCAAGCTGCCCTGGGTGCAGGTCTCCGGCGGCACCTACCGGGTGAACCGCCGGCTGTCGCACGCGGTGGGGCGCGGCCGCGTCGCCTTCGACCAGGCCGGCGAGGACATCAGGGTCCTGCCCCCGACGCTGACCGAGCTGCCGATCCTGCGCGGCCTGGACGACGACGCGCTGCTGGCCGAACTGGCGAGCCGGTTCGCGCAGCGCCCGTTCGCCGCCGGCGAGCAACTGGCCGAGGCCGGGCAGCCGGTGACCGAGATCCTGGTGGTCGGGCACGGCAAGGTCGCCAAGGTCGGCACCGGCAAGTACGGCGAGACCACGGTCATCGGCTCGTTCGCGGGCGGCGACCACCTGGGCGACGAGGCCGTGGCCGGCGGCGTCGTGGACTCGGTGCCCTGGGGCTACGGGGCCCGCGCCACCACCTCCGGCGTGCTGCTCGCGCTGCCGCTGAGCGCCTTCCAGGAGCTGCTGGACCGCTCGGAGACGCTGCGCGCGCAGCTCGCCTCGCACGCGACGCGCCGGGCCAAGCCGGTGAACAAGAAGGGCGAGGCGGAGATCTCGCTGGCCGCCGGCCACGAGGGCGAGGCCGACCTGCCGGGCACGTTCGTGGACTACGAGCTGCAGCCGCGCGAGTACCAGCTCTCGGTGGCGCAGACGGTGCTGCGGATCCACTCCCGCGTCGCAGACCTCTACAACGACCCGATGAACCAGACCGAGCAGCAGCTGCGGCTGACCGTCGAGGCGCTGAAGGAGCGGCAGGAGAGCGAGCTGCTGAACAACCCGGAGTTCGGGCTGCTGCACAACGCCGCCAACGAGCAGCGGATCCACACCCACAGCGGCCCGCCGACCCCGGACGACATGGACGAGCTGCTGTCGATGCGCCGCTCCACGAAGTTCTTCCTGGCGCACCCCAAGGCCATCGCCGCCTTCGGTCGCGAGTGCACCAAGCGCGGCGTGTACCCGACGTCGGGGAACGTCGACGGCAACCGCGTGTTCGCCTGGCGCGACGTCCCGATCTACCCGTGCTCCAAGATCCCGATCACCGACGGCCACACCACCTCGATCCTGGCCATGCGCACCGGCCAGGACGAGCAGGGCGTGGTCGGCCTGCACCAGACCGGCCTGCCGGACGAGTTCGAGCCGAGCCTGAACGTCCGCTTCATGGGCATCGACGACAAGGCGATCATCTCCTACCTCGTCAGCGCCTACTACTCGGCCGCGATCCTGGTCCCGGACGCGCTCGGCGTGCTCGAGAACGTCGAGCTCGACCGCCCGCGCGGCTAGCGCCGCGGCGACGGCGGGGTCCTCGGTGGCTCGTGCGGCGAGCCGCCGGGGACGTGTGAGAGGTGCGGCGGGGCGGGGGCGGGGGCGGGGATCACTCAGCTCTCGAACAGCAACGAGTCCAGCCCGCGCCGCACGCCGACCGCGTCCCCGACATGGCGCACGGCGAGCAGCGTGCCGGCCACGTAGGGCGCGGGATCGGGACCCGCGTCGTGCTGCATGACCAGCCGCTCGCCGGCACCGCCGAAGATGATCTCGGTACTGACGACGTAGCTCGGCAGCCGCACCGAATGGATGCGAGTGCCGTCGACGTCCGCACCACGCGCCTCGACCGGACCCCGCAACTCGTCGAGCGGAACCGCGGGCACCGGACGCCGGATCGCCCCCAGCGTCTCGGCCAACTCGCGGGCCGTCCCGCTCGGCACGTCGGGCTTGCCAGCACTGGCGTAATCGATAATCTCCCAACGGTCCAGGTGCTCCGCGGCGAGCGCCGCGGCCTTGCGCAGCACCGCGGCCATCACCGAGAAGTTCCCGGCGGCGATCACCCCGACCTCACGATCCCGCGCCGCCGCGTCGAGCTCGGCATAGTCCTCGGCGGTGAGGCCGGACGAGCCGATCACGACGTGCACGCCGGCGCGCACGGCCTCGAACGCGTTCTGCTTCACGGCCGCCGCGCTGGTGTAGTCGATCACGACATCAACCGGCTCGGCCGCCAACGCCTCGGCCACGGACGCATACACCCGCCCCGCCGCCGCGCATCCGGCCGCCTCCGCCAGCGACTTCCCCGCCGCCGACCGGGACACACCCGAGACGAGGACGAGATCGGCCGAGTCCTCGATCGCCGCGACGACGGCCGACGCGGTCCAGCCGGTGACGCCGGAGAAGCAGATCCTGATCATGTGCTCAGGCTACGGCGAGACCCCCGCTCCCGCCCGCCGCGCTGCACCGCGCCATGCCAAGCCTGCCCTGCGGCTTGCATCGCGCTGCCGCTCTCCTGGTGCACCGCGCCGAAGACCAGGACCACTGCCCGGACCGCCGCGCCACACGATCTCGCACCTTGGTGCGTACACGCGGCTGAATACACGCGCCACTCTGCCGAGCCGCGCCGCCGAGCATCGGGCTGCATGACCCGCCGCCATCGGCTGCATCGCGCCGTGCCGCGCGCCGCCGTGCCGCCGCGCCGAGCACCGAGCCGCATGGCCCCCGCCTCCGGACACATCACGCTACGCCGTGCGGTTCGCGCGCGCTGCTGCATTGCGTCGGCGCCGCGCCGATCAGCTCCCTGAAACCCGCAGCTCCCCCGACTCCAGCGGCAGCCCGGCAGCGGCCCAGTCCTCGATCCCCTCCCGGTACTTCCGCACGTTCGTGTACCCCAGCCCCTCCAACTTCCCAGCCACCGCCTGGCTGTTCTGGCACGCCGGGTTCGAGCAGTACGTCACGATCAGCGCGTCCCGGTCCGGCAGCAGCTCCGCGTACACCTCCTCCACGTGGTCGGCGTGCAGGGGGATGGCGCCGGGCAGGTGTTGCTGCTCCCAGTAGGCGCCGGCGAGGGCGTCGAGGACGGTGACCGAGCCGCTGTCTATCGCGGCCTTCAGCTCGTCGCGGGTGATGAGGGTGGTCATGGCTGGGCCTCCTGTTTCGTGCGCTAAGTGGACCTGGGTCCGCTTGACGGTTCCAGAGTATGCGGACCGGGGTCCGCTTGTCTACAATGAGTCCATGTCCGAACCGTCCAGGCCCGAACTCCCCCTCGCCGGCGAGCCGCCCCGGGAGCGCGCCGACGCCGCCCGCAACCGGGCCCTGGTGCTCCAGGCCGCCTGGCGGCTCTACACGCACGGCGGCGTCGAGGCGCTGACCACCGACGCGGTGGCGCAGGAGGCCGGCGTCGGCAAGGGCACCGTCTACCGCCGTTTCCGGGACAAGAGCGGGCTCGTCGCCGCCCTGCTGGACGACCGGGAGAAGGAACTCCAGCTCGCGATGATCAGCGGCCCCGCGCCTCTCGGGCCGGACGCCGCCACGCAGACCGAGCGCCGCGTCGCCTTCGTGCTGGCGTACCTGGACTACCTGCAGGCCCACCTGGATCTTCTGCTCGCCTCCGAGACCGCCGCGCCCGGCGCCCGCTATCGCCTGGGCGTCTACCAGTTCTGGAAGACCCACCTGACCATGCTCTTCACCGAGGACCGCGATCCGGAGTTCCGCGCCTACACGATCCTGGCGCTCCTCGACGCGGGCCTGGTCAGCCATCTGCTCGCGGACGGCTGGCGGTGGGACCGGATCCGCGCCGGCGTCGAACAGGAGGCCCGCCGATGATGCGCGAGCTCGTCATCCTCGGCACCGCCTCGCAGGTGCCGACGCGCTACCGCGCCCACAACGCCTACTTCCTCCGCTTCGACGAGCAGGGCTTCCTCTTCGACCCCGGCGAGGGCACGCAGCGCCAGATGCAGTTCGCCGGCCTGTCGGTCACCGACGTCACCCGGCTGTGCGTCACCCACTTCCACGGCGACCACGCCCTCGGCCTGCCCGGCGTCCTGCAGCGCATGTCCCTGGACGACGTCCCGCACGAAGTGGTCTGCCACTTCCCCGGCGAGCACGAGGAGTACTTCGAACGCCTCCGCTTCGCCACCCCGCACCACGCCCGCGCGAAGATCGCGACGCGGCCGAGCACCGGCGCGCGCACCTACGCTCTCGACGGCGGCCTGACCCTCACCGTCGCACCGCTCGACCACGGCATCCCCTGCCAGGGCTACCGCATCGACGAGGCCGACGGCATCAGGATGCTGCCGCAGAAGCTGAACGCGGCCGGGATCAAGGGCCCGGACATCGCACGCCTGCGCGCCGAAGGCCGCCTCGGGGACGTCCGGCTGGAGGACGTCAGCATCCCCAAACCCGGCCAGAGCTTCGCCTTCCTGATGGACACCCGCCGCTGCCCCGGTGCCGAGCAGTTGGCGGCCGGGGTGGACCTGCTGGTGATCGAAGCGACGTTCCTCGACTCCGAAGAATCCCTCGCCGGCCAGTTCGGCCACCTCACGGCCCGCCAGGCCGCACGCCTGGCGGCCGACGCCGGCGTCCGCGAACTCGTCCTCACGCACTTCTCGCAGCGCTACCCGATCGACACCGCCCCGGCGCGCTACCTGGCCGAGGCCGCCGAGGAGTTCGACGGCCCGATCCACATCGCCGAGGACCTGATGCGGATCCCGTTCCCGAAGCGTGTGGAGGCCAAGGACTCCTGACAATCTCCGGCAGCCTGTCGGATCCGCAGCGAGCTGTTCGTCGGGTAGATGAGAGGCGGTCGAACGAAGCCGCCGGGACAAGGAGGAGCCATGACCGAGTACCTCATCGCCTTCAACGAGGAGTGGGTACCCGACTTCACGGTCGAGGAGCTGCAAGAGAAGGCCACGGCGGTCCGGGCGTTGGTGGCGGAGATGAAGGCCGCCGGCGTCTTCGTCTTCACCGGCGGCCTGGACGACGCCGCCCCGGTGTTCAGCGTCGACGCGTCGAGCGGCACGCCGCTGTTCACCGACGGCCCCTACGTCGAGTCCAAGGAGTACCTCGGCGGCTTCGCCGTCGTGGACGTGCCCGACGAGGAGGCGGCGCGGCTGTGGGCCGGAAAGATCGCGGTGGCCTGCGGCTGGCCGCAGGAGGTGCGACGGTTCCGGGTCCCCAAGAACTGATGCGGTGCCCGCTGCCGGTCTGCCCCGGTCCACCGGGGACAGGCCGGCGTCACACGCTCGCGAAAGGCTTGCCCTCCAACGGAAGCCCCGCCATCGCCTCACCGAGCCCGATCGCCTCGTACACATGCGCCGCGACATCGACATGCCGCAGCGTCCCCATCTCGGCCCCCGCCACGATCCCCGGCCCGCTGGCCGCGATCCACGCCGTCCGCTCCAGATCGCTGTCGCCGCCGTGCCCGCCCTCGTCGACGTGCCCGTGGTCGGTCACCACGATCACCGTCCACCGCTCCTCGGCGTGCGCGGACCGGGCCCGCACCGTCGCCAGCAGGCGCCCGACCCGCGCGTCGGCACGCTCCACCGCCGCGCGGTACTCCGCCCCGACGCCGAGTTCGTGCCCGGTCTCGTCCACATCCCCCAGGTACACGAACGCCACGTCGTAGTCCGCCGCCAGCAGTTCGCGTTCCGCATCGGCCGTCGCCGCCTCGTCCCCGCGCTCGCAGTCCAGGCCGTACGACGTGAACGTCACCCGGTCCGGCGCCGCGAACAACGGTCCCCCGCAGGCCGCCGTCGCCAACGGCTCCCAGCTCCCGACCGACAGATACGTCCGCTTGCCGGCCAGCGAGGCCAGCGT from Catenulispora sp. EB89 encodes:
- a CDS encoding glycosyl hydrolase family 18 protein, encoding MKRTGRHIRVLVTAAATLAASAGALLASSAAGHAASAVPAASTGTPIPAHVFAPYFEAYNGDDPATLSQQSGAKYLTMAFVQTASAGSCTVDWDGDTSTPISSSTYGTSIATIRSSGGDVIPSFGGYAADHGGTEIADSCTNVSSIAAAYENVITTYNVTRLDLDTEDNSLTNTAGIDRRNKAIKMVEDWAAANGRTVQFSYTLPTTTSGLADSGLAVLQNAVSNNARIDVVNIMTFDYYDGATHEMANDTKTAATGLEGQLASLYPSKSASQLWGMVGVTEMPGIDDYGAAETFQTSDAAPVLSWANSMGIAEISFWALQRDNGGCVGTGGSDSCSGIAQSTWYFSNTFEPFTSGGSTPPPPTNDFSVGVSPTSASLAQGGTAKATVSTAVTNGTAQSIALTASGAPSGATVSLSPTSVTAGGTSALTVATASTTPAGTYQITVTGTAASGSHSATFTLTVTGPGGGGGGAVANGGFESGSFSPWTCQSTDAVVSSPVHSGSHAAKVSPTASATGECDQAVSGLTPNHAYKLTAWVQGNYAFVGVSGGASASAWTSASSWTQLSVPFTTDSTGKVTVFVHGWYSQGDVYADDFAIS
- a CDS encoding family 2B encapsulin nanocompartment shell protein encodes the protein MPTTDSTPQDLVPQDIVQESQLSLSTAAARNLATTTKTVPQMQGITSRWLLRKLPWVQVSGGTYRVNRRLSHAVGRGRVAFDQAGEDIRVLPPTLTELPILRGLDDDALLAELASRFAQRPFAAGEQLAEAGQPVTEILVVGHGKVAKVGTGKYGETTVIGSFAGGDHLGDEAVAGGVVDSVPWGYGARATTSGVLLALPLSAFQELLDRSETLRAQLASHATRRAKPVNKKGEAEISLAAGHEGEADLPGTFVDYELQPREYQLSVAQTVLRIHSRVADLYNDPMNQTEQQLRLTVEALKERQESELLNNPEFGLLHNAANEQRIHTHSGPPTPDDMDELLSMRRSTKFFLAHPKAIAAFGRECTKRGVYPTSGNVDGNRVFAWRDVPIYPCSKIPITDGHTTSILAMRTGQDEQGVVGLHQTGLPDEFEPSLNVRFMGIDDKAIISYLVSAYYSAAILVPDALGVLENVELDRPRG
- the dapB gene encoding 4-hydroxy-tetrahydrodipicolinate reductase, which produces MIRICFSGVTGWTASAVVAAIEDSADLVLVSGVSRSAAGKSLAEAAGCAAAGRVYASVAEALAAEPVDVVIDYTSAAAVKQNAFEAVRAGVHVVIGSSGLTAEDYAELDAAARDREVGVIAAGNFSVMAAVLRKAAALAAEHLDRWEIIDYASAGKPDVPSGTARELAETLGAIRRPVPAVPLDELRGPVEARGADVDGTRIHSVRLPSYVVSTEIIFGGAGERLVMQHDAGPDPAPYVAGTLLAVRHVGDAVGVRRGLDSLLFES
- a CDS encoding rhodanese-like domain-containing protein — its product is MTTLITRDELKAAIDSGSVTVLDALAGAYWEQQHLPGAIPLHADHVEEVYAELLPDRDALIVTYCSNPACQNSQAVAGKLEGLGYTNVRKYREGIEDWAAAGLPLESGELRVSGS
- a CDS encoding TetR/AcrR family transcriptional regulator, producing the protein MSEPSRPELPLAGEPPRERADAARNRALVLQAAWRLYTHGGVEALTTDAVAQEAGVGKGTVYRRFRDKSGLVAALLDDREKELQLAMISGPAPLGPDAATQTERRVAFVLAYLDYLQAHLDLLLASETAAPGARYRLGVYQFWKTHLTMLFTEDRDPEFRAYTILALLDAGLVSHLLADGWRWDRIRAGVEQEARR
- a CDS encoding ribonuclease Z encodes the protein MMRELVILGTASQVPTRYRAHNAYFLRFDEQGFLFDPGEGTQRQMQFAGLSVTDVTRLCVTHFHGDHALGLPGVLQRMSLDDVPHEVVCHFPGEHEEYFERLRFATPHHARAKIATRPSTGARTYALDGGLTLTVAPLDHGIPCQGYRIDEADGIRMLPQKLNAAGIKGPDIARLRAEGRLGDVRLEDVSIPKPGQSFAFLMDTRRCPGAEQLAAGVDLLVIEATFLDSEESLAGQFGHLTARQAARLAADAGVRELVLTHFSQRYPIDTAPARYLAEAAEEFDGPIHIAEDLMRIPFPKRVEAKDS
- a CDS encoding YciI family protein codes for the protein MTEYLIAFNEEWVPDFTVEELQEKATAVRALVAEMKAAGVFVFTGGLDDAAPVFSVDASSGTPLFTDGPYVESKEYLGGFAVVDVPDEEAARLWAGKIAVACGWPQEVRRFRVPKN
- a CDS encoding alkaline phosphatase family protein; this encodes MTSPSRVLVIGIDGVRLDVLREVRTPHLDAVAAEGFLAPVRIDDATPTWSGPCWATVATGVSAAKHGITHNVFTGHRLAEHPDFLTLASLAGKRTYLSVGSWEPLATAACGGPLFAAPDRVTFTSYGLDCERGDEAATADAERELLAADYDVAFVYLGDVDETGHELGVGAEYRAAVERADARVGRLLATVRARSAHAEERWTVIVVTDHGHVDEGGHGGDSDLERTAWIAASGPGIVAGAEMGTLRHVDVAAHVYEAIGLGEAMAGLPLEGKPFASV